The following coding sequences lie in one Desmodus rotundus isolate HL8 chromosome 1, HLdesRot8A.1, whole genome shotgun sequence genomic window:
- the F2RL1 gene encoding proteinase-activated receptor 2, translated as MRRPSAVWLLGGTILLAASAFCNHTILGVNRSTRGRSLIGNKVNGSSHSSGKEATVEPSFSVDEFSASLLTGKLTTVFLPIVYMTVFVVGLPSNGMALWVFLFRTKKKHPAVVYMACLALADLLSIIWLPWKIAYHIHGNNWIYGEPLCKVLIGFFYGNMYCSILFMTCLSVQRYWVIVNPMVHTRKNAHIAIGISLGIWLLILLVTIPLYIVKQTNYIPALNITTCHDVLPKEVLVGDMFNYFLSLAIGVFLFPAVLMASAYVLMIRTLQSSTIDESSGKKRKRAIKLIITVLVMYLICFTPSNLLLVVHYFMIKHWGQSHVYALYIVALCLSTLNSCIDPFVYYFVSEDFRNHAKNALLCRSVRTVKRMQVSLISKKFSRKSSSYSSSSTTIKTSY; from the coding sequence GCGTCAATAGATCCACCAGAGGAAGAAGTCTAATTGGTAACAAGGTCAATGGCTCATCTCACAGCTCTGGGAAAGAAGCTACAGTGGAACCGAGCTTTTCTGTAGATGagttttctgcctccctcctcactgGAAAACTGACGACCGTCTTTCTTCCAATTGTCTACATGACTGTATTTGTGGTGGGTTTGCCGAGTAATGGCATGGCCCTGTGGGTCTTTCTTTTCCGAACAAAGAAGAAGCACCCTGCTGTGGTTTACATGGCCTGTCTGGCCTTGGCAGACCTCCTCTCTATCATCTGGTTACCTTGGAAGATTGCCTATCACATACATGGCAACAACTGGATTTACGGGGAGCCTCTTTGCAAAGTACTCATTGGGTTTTTCTATGGCAACATGTACTGCTCCATTCTCTTCATGACCTGCCTCAGCGTGCAGAGGTATTGGGTCATTGTGAACCCCATGGTGCACACCAGGAAGAATGCACACATTGCCATCGGTATCTCCCTGGGGATATGGCTGCTGATTCTGCTGGTTACCATCCCCTTGTATATCGTGAAGCAGACCAATTACATTCCAGCCCTTAACATCACAACCTGTCATGATGTTTTACCAAAGGAGGTGTTGGTGGGGGACATGTTCAATTATTTCCTCTCTCTGGCCATTGGAGTCTTTCTGTTCCCAGCCGTCCTCATGGCTTCTGCCTACGTGCTGATGATCAGAACACTTCAGTCTTCCACCATTGATGAAAGCTCGGGAAAGAAGAGGAAGCGAGCCATCAAACTTATCATCACCGTCCTGGTCATGTACCTGATCTGCTTCACTCCTAGTAACCTTCTGCTCGTGGTACACTATTTCATGATTAAACACTGGGGCCAGAGCCACGTCTACGCCCTGTACATCGTAGCCCTCTGCCTCTCCACCCTCAACAGCTGCATTGACCCCTTCGTCTATTACTTTGTTTCAGAAGACTTTAGGAATCATGCAAAGAATGCTCTTCTTTGTCGAAGCGTCCGCACCGTAAAGCGGATGCAAGTATCCCTCATATCAAAGAAATTCTCCAGGAAATCCAGCTCTTACTCTTCAAGTTCAACCACCATTAAAACCTCCTATTGA